The following proteins are encoded in a genomic region of Periophthalmus magnuspinnatus isolate fPerMag1 chromosome 23, fPerMag1.2.pri, whole genome shotgun sequence:
- the LOC117391729 gene encoding AN1-type zinc finger protein 5-like, whose amino-acid sequence MAQETNHSPVPMLCATGCGFYGNPRTNGMCSVCHKEHLSRQNSTGTTSEMSAMQRLEETLNSAAAAAVAAAEEAAESAAKANIFSSMSEPSAVTQQMTEMSLRCEEPSISDVLLSPDETQLPQAIREDPTAPPLKPKKNRCFICRKKLGLTGFDCRCGQQFCGLHRYSDKHHCSYDYRTEAAEKIRKENPVVVADKIQRI is encoded by the exons ATGGCACAAGAAACCAATCATAGCCCAGTCCCCATGCTGTGTGCTACTGGCTGCGGTTTCTATGGCAACCCCAGGACCAACGGCATGTGTTCTGTGTGTCACAAGGAGCATCTGTCCAGGCAGAACTCCACAG GAACCACTTCAGAGATGTCTGCGATGCAGAGGTTAGAGGAGACCCTGAACTCTGCAGCTGCAGCAGCTGTGGCTGCAGCTGAGGAGGCAGCTGAGAGTGCTGCCAAGGCAAACATCTTCAG TAGCATGTCAGAGCCCAGCGCGGTCACACAGCAGATGACAGAGATGAGCCTACGGTGTGAGGAGCCCAGTATTTCAGATGTGCTCCTCTCCCCTGATGAGACACAGCTTCCCCAAGCAATTCGGGAGGACCCCACAGCCCCCCCACTCAAACCCAAGAAGAACCGCTGCTTCATTTGCCGCAAAAAGCTGGGCCTGACAG GGTTCGACTGTCGCTGTGGACAGCAGTTCTGTGGACTGCACCGGTACTCAGACAAACACCACTGCTCATACGATTACAGGACAGAGGCGGCTGAGAAGATTCGCAAAGAGAACCCTGTGGTGGTGGCAGACAAAATCCAGAGAATATGA